From a region of the Alosa sapidissima isolate fAloSap1 chromosome 9, fAloSap1.pri, whole genome shotgun sequence genome:
- the zbtb45 gene encoding zinc finger and BTB domain-containing protein 45 isoform X1, translated as MTSGETVHYIHLHNSSQSVLEALRSQRREGLFCDVTVRIHDASLRAHACVLAAGSPFFQDKLLLGHSEISVPPLVPAETVKQLVDFLYSGSLVVLQSQALCILTAASILQIKTVIDECTQIISQKRGVVGGGAGGGGGAGSGGAGGGGGAAGGGGGLPTGGVLPKQEERGGSKGRDSVGGSSSGSGCFPGFANFGMGDCSAAGGLGANMAAGVVATSQSGPNPLDPPTSMGMISLGDMGPGSMCRADALVSTAGSGILKQNSSCAQDMRYKLRDLLAQPGDGSVGGGSVSASSDAGSAPSTCSSAVGGADGSGGMGRDSMRSNMSDLGSVGEDLVVGMERYSEEEDMEGQDRGRDGDRERGVSHSRKQRQPLRLQQVLGGEEVVVKDEGVQEADGSLFGLDQGRQGGDHDASQQMATFGQEGVFYDEQGVFSESFWPQTEPPQSMSFNPRGRVNKPLSPPTSTQSINNQLLFQYPVSQSQPSSFYVGAPMVIDSMAGAETNQPAQPPAPLTPAPQATAGACSTGPSPSSQGSETSFDCTHCGKSLRSRKNYSKHMFIHSGQKPHQCSICWRSFSLRDYLLKHMVVHTGVRAFQCAVCAKRFTQKSSLNVHMRTHRVERTFSCPVCHRAFTHRTLLERHALQHGHAGSHVSSKPPGSGGMAGTNPGMGGGSVPGHGSST; from the exons ATGACCTCAGGTGAGACCGTGCACTACATCCACCTCCACAACTCCAGCCAGTCGGTGCTGGAGGCGCTGCGCTCCCAGCGCCGCGAGGGCCTCTTCTGTGACGTGACGGTGCGTATCCACGACGCCTCGCTGCGGGCGCACGCCTGCGTGCTGGCCGCCGGCAGCCCCTTCTTCCAGGACAAGCTCCTGCTGGGCCACTCGGAGATCTCGGTGCCGCCGCTGGTGCCGGCCGAGACGGTCAAGCAGCTGGTGGACTTCCTGTACAGTGGCTCGCTGGTGGTGCTCCAGTCGCAGGCACTGTGCATCCTCACGGCCGCCAGCATCCTGCAGATCAAGACGGTCATCGACGAGTGCACCCAGATCATCTCGCAGAAGCGCGGCGTGGTGGGCGGGGGAGCGGGAGGGGGCGGTGGGGCTGGCAGCGGGGGCGccggcggcggtggtggtgcgGCGGGCGGCGGAGGAGGCCTGCCTACGGGCGGAGTCCTGCCCAAGCAAGAGGAGCGAGGAGGGAGCAAGGGGAGGGATAGCGTCgggggcagcagcagcggcagcggcTGTTTCCCGGGTTTCGCCAACTTCGGCATGGGCGACTGCAGCGCGGCGGGCGGCCTCGGAGCCAACATGGCGGCCGGCGTGGTGGCCACCAGCCAGAGCGGGCCCAACCCTCTCGACCCACCCACCTCCATGGGCATGATCTCCCTGGGGGACATGGGGCCCGGGTCCATGTGCCGGGCAGACGCCTTGGTCTCCACGGCAGGCTCCGGCATCCTGAAGCAAAACTCCAGCTGCGCCCAGGACATGCGGTACAAGCTCCGTGACCTGCTGGCCCAACCCGGCGACGGTAGCGTTGGCGGTGGCAGTGTGAGCGCCAGCAGTGATGCGGGCAGCGCCCCCTCCACCTGCAGCTCAGCGGTGGGCGGCGCGGACGGCAGCGGCGGCATGGGCAGAGACAGCATGCGCAGCAACATGTCCGACCTGGGCTCGGTGGGCGAGGACCTGGTGGTGGGGATGGAGCGCTACAGCGAAGAAGAGGACATGGAGGGTCAAGACCGCGGGCGAGACGGAGACCGGGAGAGGGGAGTAAGCCATAGCCGCAAGCAGAGGCAACCACTCAGGTTACAG CAGGTccttggaggagaggaggtggtggtgaagGACGAAGGGGTCCAGGAAGCAGACGGCAGCCTGTTTGGCCTTGACCAGGGCAGGCAGGGGGGAGACCACGACGCATCCCAGCAGATGGCCACCTTTGGTCAG GAGGGGGTTTTCTATGATGAGCAGGGCGTGTTCTCAGAGAGCTTTTGGCCACAGACCGAACCACCTCAGTCCATGAGTTTTAATCCTCGAGGGCGAGTCAACAAGCCGCTCTCTCCGCCAACCTCAACGCAGTCCATCAACAATCAG CTGCTTTTCCAGTACCCGGTCAGCCAGTCGCAGCCCTCGTCCTTCTACGTGGGCGCCCCCATGGTGATTGACAGCATGGCCGGGGCGGAGACCAATCAGCCGGCCCAGCCACCGGCGCCACTCACCCCCGCCCCTCaggccacggctggggcctgcTCCACGGggccctccccctcctcccaggGATCCGAGACGTCGTTCGACTGCACCCACTGCGGGAAGTCCTTGCGCTCCAGGAAGAACTACAGCAAGCACATGTTCATTCACTCTG GCCAAAAGCCTCACCAGTGCAGCATCTGCTGGCGCTCCTTCTCTCTGCGCGACTACCTCCTCAAGCACATGGTGGTGCACACGGGCGTGCGCGCCTTCCAGTGCGCCGTCTGCGCCAAGCGCTTCACGCAGAAGAGCTCGCTCAACgtgcacatgcgcacgcacCGCGTCGAGCGCACCTTCTCCTGCCCCGTGTGTCACCGCGCCTTCACTCACCGCACCCTGCTGGAGCGTCACGCCCTGCAGCACGGCCACGCCGGGTCCCACGTGTCGTCCAAGCCACCGGGCAGCGGAGGCATGGCCGGCACCAACCCCGGCATGGGCGGCGGCAGTGTACCGGGGCACGGCTCCTCCACCTAG
- the LOC121718144 gene encoding hexokinase-1 isoform X3: MIAAQLLAYYFTELKDDRTKKIDKYLYAMRFSDETVRDIMCRFRREMENGLARDTNPTSNVKMLPTFVRSIPDGSEKGDFIALDLGGSNFRILRVKVSHEKKQNVQMESEVYETPEHIIHGSGTQLFDHVAECLGDFMEKKKIKDKKLPVGFTFSFPCQQTKLDEAVLVTWTKRFKVSGVEGMDVVKLLNKAIKKRGDYDADIMAVVNDTVGTMMTCGFDDQRCEVGIIIGTGTNACYMEELRHIDLVEGDEGRMCINTEWGAFGDDGSLEDIRTEFDREIDRGSLNPGKQLFEKMASGMYMGELVRLILVKMAKEGQLFEGRITPELLTKGKIETKHVSAMEKSKEGLSKTKEVLTRLGVEPSEEDCVAVQHVCTIVSFRSANLISATLGAILSRLKDNKGVPRLRTTVGIDGSLYKMHPQYA, encoded by the exons ATGATTGCTGCACAGCTTTTAGCATACTACTTTACTGAGCTTAAAGATGACCGCACAAAAAAG ATTGATAAGTACCTGTACGCCATGCGCTTCTCGGACGAGACGGTGCGCGACATCATGTGTCGCTtcaggagggagatggagaacgGTCTGGCCCGTGACACCAACCCCACCTCCAACGTCAAGATGCTGCCCACCTTTGTGCGGTCCATCCCCGATGGCTCTG AGAAGGGAGACTTCATAGCTCTGGACCTGGGGGGCTCCAACTTCCGTATCCTGCGCGTGAAGGTGTCCCACGAGAAGAAGCAGAACGTGCAGATGGAGAGCGAGGTCTACGAGACCCCGGAACACATCATCCACGGGAGCGGAACGCAG ctATTTGACCACGTGGCAGAGTGTCTGGGGGACTTCATGGAGAAGAAGAAGATCAAGGACAAGAAGCTGCCCGTGGGGTTCACGTTCTCCTTCCCCTGCCAGCAGACCAAACTGGACGAG GCAGTGTTGGTGACGTGGACGAAGCGCTTCAAAGTCAGTGGAGTGGAGGGCATGGATGTGGTCAAGCTTCTTAACAAAGCCATcaaaaaacgtggg GACTACGATGCGGACATCATGGCGGTGGTCAATGACACTGTGGGAACCATGATGACGTGTGGCTTTGATGACCAGCGCTGTGAAGTTGGCATCATCATAG GCACGGGCACCAACGCGTGCTACATGGAGGAGCTGAGACACATCGACCTGGTGGAGGGCGACGAGGGGCGCATGTGCATCAACACGGAGTGGGGAGCGTTCGGGGACGACGGCTCGCTGGAGGACATCCGCACCGAGTTTGACCGCGAGATTGACCGCGGGTCCCTCAACCCTGGCAAACAGCT ctttGAGAAGATGGCGAGTGGGATGTACATGGGGGAGCTGGTCAGACTGATTCTGGTGAAGATGGCCAAGGAGGGTCAGCTGTTTGAGGGACGCATCACCCCGGAGCTCCTGACCAAAGGCAAGATCGAGACCAAGCACGTGTCTGCCATGGAGAA GAGCAAAGAAGGCCTGAGCAAAACCAAGGAGGTCCTGACGCGTCTGGGCGTGGAGCCGTCGGAGGAGGACTGCGTGGCCGTGCAGCACGTCTGTACCATCGTGTCCTTCCGCTCGGCCAACCTCATCTCCGCCACGCTGGGAGCCATCCTTAGCCGCCTCAAGGACAACAAGGGCGTGCCGCGCCTGCGCACCACCGTGGGCATCGATGGGTCACTCTACAAGATGCACCCGCA GTATGCTTGA
- the LOC121718144 gene encoding hexokinase-1 isoform X2 has product MIAAQLLAYYFTELKDDRTKKIDKYLYAMRFSDETVRDIMCRFRREMENGLARDTNPTSNVKMLPTFVRSIPDGSEKGDFIALDLGGSNFRILRVKVSHEKKQNVQMESEVYETPEHIIHGSGTQLFDHVAECLGDFMEKKKIKDKKLPVGFTFSFPCQQTKLDEAVLVTWTKRFKVSGVEGMDVVKLLNKAIKKRGDYDADIMAVVNDTVGTMMTCGFDDQRCEVGIIIGTGTNACYMEELRHIDLVEGDEGRMCINTEWGAFGDDGSLEDIRTEFDREIDRGSLNPGKQLFEKMASGMYMGELVRLILVKMAKEGQLFEGRITPELLTKGKIETKHVSAMEKSKEGLSKTKEVLTRLGVEPSEEDCVAVQHVCTIVSFRSANLISATLGAILSRLKDNKGVPRLRTTVGIDGSLYKMHPQYARRLHKTVRRLVPDSDVRFLLSESGSGKGAAMVTAVAYRLADQTRQIAQTLAEFRLSKAQLLEVKKRMRIEIERGLGKDSHSTATVKMLPTFVRTTPDGSENGDFLALDLGGTNFRVLLVKIRSGKRRTVEMHNKIYAIPIEIMQGTGEELFDHIVHCISDFLDYMGMKNARLPLGFTFSFPCQQKSLDAGILVTWTKGFKATDCEGEDVVELLREGIKRKEEFDLDVVAIVNDTVGTMMTCAYEEPTCEVGLIAGTGSNACYMEELCNIQTVEGDVGRMCVNMEWGAFGDNGCLDDIRTQYDRAVDENSLNEGKQRYEKMCSGMYLGEIVRNILIDLTKRGFLFRGQISETLKTRGIFETKFLSQIESDRLALLQVRAILQQLGLNSTCDDSIIVKEVCGAVSRRAAQICGAGMAAVVDKIRENRGLDHLDITVGVDGTLYKLHPHFSRIMQQSVKELAPKCDVTFLLSEDGSGKGAALITAVGCRQRELERQQHN; this is encoded by the exons ATGATTGCTGCACAGCTTTTAGCATACTACTTTACTGAGCTTAAAGATGACCGCACAAAAAAG ATTGATAAGTACCTGTACGCCATGCGCTTCTCGGACGAGACGGTGCGCGACATCATGTGTCGCTtcaggagggagatggagaacgGTCTGGCCCGTGACACCAACCCCACCTCCAACGTCAAGATGCTGCCCACCTTTGTGCGGTCCATCCCCGATGGCTCTG AGAAGGGAGACTTCATAGCTCTGGACCTGGGGGGCTCCAACTTCCGTATCCTGCGCGTGAAGGTGTCCCACGAGAAGAAGCAGAACGTGCAGATGGAGAGCGAGGTCTACGAGACCCCGGAACACATCATCCACGGGAGCGGAACGCAG ctATTTGACCACGTGGCAGAGTGTCTGGGGGACTTCATGGAGAAGAAGAAGATCAAGGACAAGAAGCTGCCCGTGGGGTTCACGTTCTCCTTCCCCTGCCAGCAGACCAAACTGGACGAG GCAGTGTTGGTGACGTGGACGAAGCGCTTCAAAGTCAGTGGAGTGGAGGGCATGGATGTGGTCAAGCTTCTTAACAAAGCCATcaaaaaacgtggg GACTACGATGCGGACATCATGGCGGTGGTCAATGACACTGTGGGAACCATGATGACGTGTGGCTTTGATGACCAGCGCTGTGAAGTTGGCATCATCATAG GCACGGGCACCAACGCGTGCTACATGGAGGAGCTGAGACACATCGACCTGGTGGAGGGCGACGAGGGGCGCATGTGCATCAACACGGAGTGGGGAGCGTTCGGGGACGACGGCTCGCTGGAGGACATCCGCACCGAGTTTGACCGCGAGATTGACCGCGGGTCCCTCAACCCTGGCAAACAGCT ctttGAGAAGATGGCGAGTGGGATGTACATGGGGGAGCTGGTCAGACTGATTCTGGTGAAGATGGCCAAGGAGGGTCAGCTGTTTGAGGGACGCATCACCCCGGAGCTCCTGACCAAAGGCAAGATCGAGACCAAGCACGTGTCTGCCATGGAGAA GAGCAAAGAAGGCCTGAGCAAAACCAAGGAGGTCCTGACGCGTCTGGGCGTGGAGCCGTCGGAGGAGGACTGCGTGGCCGTGCAGCACGTCTGTACCATCGTGTCCTTCCGCTCGGCCAACCTCATCTCCGCCACGCTGGGAGCCATCCTTAGCCGCCTCAAGGACAACAAGGGCGTGCCGCGCCTGCGCACCACCGTGGGCATCGATGGGTCACTCTACAAGATGCACCCGCA GTATGCCCGACGCCTCCACAAGACCGTCCGCCGCCTGGTGCCCGACTCCGACGTGCGCTTTCTGCTCTCGGAGAGCGGCAGTGGCAAGGGCGCGGCCATGGTGACCGCCGTGGCGTACCGCCTGGCCGACCAGACGCGGCAGATCGCCCAGACGCTGGCCGAGTTCCGCCTGAGCAAGGCCCAGCTGCTGGAAGTCAAGAAGCGGATGCGCATTGAGATCGAGAGGGGCCTTGGGAAGGACTCGCACAGCACCGCCACTGTCAAGATGCTGCCCACGTTTGTGCGCACGACCCCCGATGGGTCAG AGAACGGAGACTTCCTAGCTCTGGATCTGGGTGGGACGAACTTCAGGGTTCTGCTGGTGAAGATCCGCAGTGGCAAGAGGCGAACCGTGGAGATGCACAACAAAATCTACGCCATCCCCATTGAGATCATGCAGGGCACAGGAGAAGAG CTGTTTGATCATATCGTGCACTGTATCTCCGACTTCCTGGACTACATGGGCATGAAGAACGCCCGCTTACCGCTGGGATTCACCTTCTCCTTCCCCTGCCAGCAGAAAAGCCTGGACGCA GGTATCCTGGTGACCTGGACTAAAGGCTTCAAGGCGACGGACTGTGAGGGGGAGGACGTGGTCGAGCTCCTCAGAGAGGGCATCAAGAGGAAGGAG GAATTTGACCTGGACGTAGTAGCCATTGTTAACGACACTGTGGGGACCATGATGACCTGTGCCTATGAGGAGCCCACTTGTGAAGTCGGTCTGATTGCAG GAACTGGCAGTAACGCCTGCTATATGGAGGAGTTGTGTAACATTCAGACTGTGGAGGGAGACGTGGGCCGCATGTGTGTTAACATGGAGTGGGGCGCCTTTGGGGACAACGGATGCTTAGACGACATCCGCACCCAGTACGACCGGGCAGTGGACGAGAACTCACTCAATGAAGGGAAACAGAG ATATGAGAAGATGTGCAGTGGCATGTACTTGGGGGAGATTGTGCGAAACATCCTCATCGACCTGACCAAGCGTGGATTCCTGTTCAGAGGTCAGATCTCAGAGACTCTGAAGACCAGGGGCATTTTTGAAACTAAGTTCCTCTCACAGATTGAAAG tgacCGCCTGGCTCTGCTCCAGGTCAGGGCCATTCTGCAGCAGCTGGGGCTGAACAGCACCTGCGACGACTCCATCATCGTGAAGGAGGTGTGCGGGGCTGTGTCCCGTCGTGCTGCCCAGATCTGCGGTGCGGGCATGGCTGCGGTGGTGGACAAGATTCGGGAGAACCGGGGCCTAGACCACTTGGATATCACCGTAGGAGTGGACGGCACGCTCTACAAACTGCATCCACA CTTCTCCAGGATCATGCAGCAGTCGGTGAAGGAGCTTGCCCCGAAGTGCGACGTCACCTTCCTGCTCTCCGAGGACGGCAGTGGCAAGGGTGCTGCCCTCATCACCGCCGTGGGCTGCCGCCAGAGGGAGCTAGAGCGCCAGCAGCACAACTGA
- the LOC121718144 gene encoding hexokinase-1 isoform X1: protein MIAAQLLAYYFTELKDDRTKKIDKYLYAMRFSDETVRDIMCRFRREMENGLARDTNPTSNVKMLPTFVRSIPDGSEKGDFIALDLGGSNFRILRVKVSHEKKQNVQMESEVYETPEHIIHGSGTQLFDHVAECLGDFMEKKKIKDKKLPVGFTFSFPCQQTKLDEAVLVTWTKRFKVSGVEGMDVVKLLNKAIKKRGDYDADIMAVVNDTVGTMMTCGFDDQRCEVGIIIGTGTNACYMEELRHIDLVEGDEGRMCINTEWGAFGDDGSLEDIRTEFDREIDRGSLNPGKQLFEKMASGMYMGELVRLILVKMAKEGQLFEGRITPELLTKGKIETKHVSAMEKSKEGLSKTKEVLTRLGVEPSEEDCVAVQHVCTIVSFRSANLISATLGAILSRLKDNKGVPRLRTTVGIDGSLYKMHPQYARRLHKTVRRLVPDSDVRFLLSESGSGKGAAMVTAVAYRLADQTRQIAQTLAEFRLSKAQLLEVKKRMRIEIERGLGKDSHSTATVKMLPTFVRTTPDGSENGDFLALDLGGTNFRVLLVKIRSGKRRTVEMHNKIYAIPIEIMQGTGEELFDHIVHCISDFLDYMGMKNARLPLGFTFSFPCQQKSLDAGILVTWTKGFKATDCEGEDVVELLREGIKRKEMEEPEFDLDVVAIVNDTVGTMMTCAYEEPTCEVGLIAGTGSNACYMEELCNIQTVEGDVGRMCVNMEWGAFGDNGCLDDIRTQYDRAVDENSLNEGKQRYEKMCSGMYLGEIVRNILIDLTKRGFLFRGQISETLKTRGIFETKFLSQIESDRLALLQVRAILQQLGLNSTCDDSIIVKEVCGAVSRRAAQICGAGMAAVVDKIRENRGLDHLDITVGVDGTLYKLHPHFSRIMQQSVKELAPKCDVTFLLSEDGSGKGAALITAVGCRQRELERQQHN, encoded by the exons ATGATTGCTGCACAGCTTTTAGCATACTACTTTACTGAGCTTAAAGATGACCGCACAAAAAAG ATTGATAAGTACCTGTACGCCATGCGCTTCTCGGACGAGACGGTGCGCGACATCATGTGTCGCTtcaggagggagatggagaacgGTCTGGCCCGTGACACCAACCCCACCTCCAACGTCAAGATGCTGCCCACCTTTGTGCGGTCCATCCCCGATGGCTCTG AGAAGGGAGACTTCATAGCTCTGGACCTGGGGGGCTCCAACTTCCGTATCCTGCGCGTGAAGGTGTCCCACGAGAAGAAGCAGAACGTGCAGATGGAGAGCGAGGTCTACGAGACCCCGGAACACATCATCCACGGGAGCGGAACGCAG ctATTTGACCACGTGGCAGAGTGTCTGGGGGACTTCATGGAGAAGAAGAAGATCAAGGACAAGAAGCTGCCCGTGGGGTTCACGTTCTCCTTCCCCTGCCAGCAGACCAAACTGGACGAG GCAGTGTTGGTGACGTGGACGAAGCGCTTCAAAGTCAGTGGAGTGGAGGGCATGGATGTGGTCAAGCTTCTTAACAAAGCCATcaaaaaacgtggg GACTACGATGCGGACATCATGGCGGTGGTCAATGACACTGTGGGAACCATGATGACGTGTGGCTTTGATGACCAGCGCTGTGAAGTTGGCATCATCATAG GCACGGGCACCAACGCGTGCTACATGGAGGAGCTGAGACACATCGACCTGGTGGAGGGCGACGAGGGGCGCATGTGCATCAACACGGAGTGGGGAGCGTTCGGGGACGACGGCTCGCTGGAGGACATCCGCACCGAGTTTGACCGCGAGATTGACCGCGGGTCCCTCAACCCTGGCAAACAGCT ctttGAGAAGATGGCGAGTGGGATGTACATGGGGGAGCTGGTCAGACTGATTCTGGTGAAGATGGCCAAGGAGGGTCAGCTGTTTGAGGGACGCATCACCCCGGAGCTCCTGACCAAAGGCAAGATCGAGACCAAGCACGTGTCTGCCATGGAGAA GAGCAAAGAAGGCCTGAGCAAAACCAAGGAGGTCCTGACGCGTCTGGGCGTGGAGCCGTCGGAGGAGGACTGCGTGGCCGTGCAGCACGTCTGTACCATCGTGTCCTTCCGCTCGGCCAACCTCATCTCCGCCACGCTGGGAGCCATCCTTAGCCGCCTCAAGGACAACAAGGGCGTGCCGCGCCTGCGCACCACCGTGGGCATCGATGGGTCACTCTACAAGATGCACCCGCA GTATGCCCGACGCCTCCACAAGACCGTCCGCCGCCTGGTGCCCGACTCCGACGTGCGCTTTCTGCTCTCGGAGAGCGGCAGTGGCAAGGGCGCGGCCATGGTGACCGCCGTGGCGTACCGCCTGGCCGACCAGACGCGGCAGATCGCCCAGACGCTGGCCGAGTTCCGCCTGAGCAAGGCCCAGCTGCTGGAAGTCAAGAAGCGGATGCGCATTGAGATCGAGAGGGGCCTTGGGAAGGACTCGCACAGCACCGCCACTGTCAAGATGCTGCCCACGTTTGTGCGCACGACCCCCGATGGGTCAG AGAACGGAGACTTCCTAGCTCTGGATCTGGGTGGGACGAACTTCAGGGTTCTGCTGGTGAAGATCCGCAGTGGCAAGAGGCGAACCGTGGAGATGCACAACAAAATCTACGCCATCCCCATTGAGATCATGCAGGGCACAGGAGAAGAG CTGTTTGATCATATCGTGCACTGTATCTCCGACTTCCTGGACTACATGGGCATGAAGAACGCCCGCTTACCGCTGGGATTCACCTTCTCCTTCCCCTGCCAGCAGAAAAGCCTGGACGCA GGTATCCTGGTGACCTGGACTAAAGGCTTCAAGGCGACGGACTGTGAGGGGGAGGACGTGGTCGAGCTCCTCAGAGAGGGCATCAAGAGGAAGGAG ATGGAAGAACCA GAATTTGACCTGGACGTAGTAGCCATTGTTAACGACACTGTGGGGACCATGATGACCTGTGCCTATGAGGAGCCCACTTGTGAAGTCGGTCTGATTGCAG GAACTGGCAGTAACGCCTGCTATATGGAGGAGTTGTGTAACATTCAGACTGTGGAGGGAGACGTGGGCCGCATGTGTGTTAACATGGAGTGGGGCGCCTTTGGGGACAACGGATGCTTAGACGACATCCGCACCCAGTACGACCGGGCAGTGGACGAGAACTCACTCAATGAAGGGAAACAGAG ATATGAGAAGATGTGCAGTGGCATGTACTTGGGGGAGATTGTGCGAAACATCCTCATCGACCTGACCAAGCGTGGATTCCTGTTCAGAGGTCAGATCTCAGAGACTCTGAAGACCAGGGGCATTTTTGAAACTAAGTTCCTCTCACAGATTGAAAG tgacCGCCTGGCTCTGCTCCAGGTCAGGGCCATTCTGCAGCAGCTGGGGCTGAACAGCACCTGCGACGACTCCATCATCGTGAAGGAGGTGTGCGGGGCTGTGTCCCGTCGTGCTGCCCAGATCTGCGGTGCGGGCATGGCTGCGGTGGTGGACAAGATTCGGGAGAACCGGGGCCTAGACCACTTGGATATCACCGTAGGAGTGGACGGCACGCTCTACAAACTGCATCCACA CTTCTCCAGGATCATGCAGCAGTCGGTGAAGGAGCTTGCCCCGAAGTGCGACGTCACCTTCCTGCTCTCCGAGGACGGCAGTGGCAAGGGTGCTGCCCTCATCACCGCCGTGGGCTGCCGCCAGAGGGAGCTAGAGCGCCAGCAGCACAACTGA
- the zbtb45 gene encoding zinc finger and BTB domain-containing protein 45 isoform X2: MTSGETVHYIHLHNSSQSVLEALRSQRREGLFCDVTVRIHDASLRAHACVLAAGSPFFQDKLLLGHSEISVPPLVPAETVKQLVDFLYSGSLVVLQSQALCILTAASILQIKTVIDECTQIISQKRGVVGGGAGGGGGAGSGGAGGGGGAAGGGGGLPTGGVLPKQEERGGSKGRDSVGGSSSGSGCFPGFANFGMGDCSAAGGLGANMAAGVVATSQSGPNPLDPPTSMGMISLGDMGPGSMCRADALVSTAGSGILKQNSSCAQDMRYKLRDLLAQPGDGSVGGGSVSASSDAGSAPSTCSSAVGGADGSGGMGRDSMRSNMSDLGSVGEDLVVGMERYSEEEDMEGQDRGRDGDRERGVSHSRKQRQPLRLQVLGGEEVVVKDEGVQEADGSLFGLDQGRQGGDHDASQQMATFGQEGVFYDEQGVFSESFWPQTEPPQSMSFNPRGRVNKPLSPPTSTQSINNQLLFQYPVSQSQPSSFYVGAPMVIDSMAGAETNQPAQPPAPLTPAPQATAGACSTGPSPSSQGSETSFDCTHCGKSLRSRKNYSKHMFIHSGQKPHQCSICWRSFSLRDYLLKHMVVHTGVRAFQCAVCAKRFTQKSSLNVHMRTHRVERTFSCPVCHRAFTHRTLLERHALQHGHAGSHVSSKPPGSGGMAGTNPGMGGGSVPGHGSST; encoded by the exons ATGACCTCAGGTGAGACCGTGCACTACATCCACCTCCACAACTCCAGCCAGTCGGTGCTGGAGGCGCTGCGCTCCCAGCGCCGCGAGGGCCTCTTCTGTGACGTGACGGTGCGTATCCACGACGCCTCGCTGCGGGCGCACGCCTGCGTGCTGGCCGCCGGCAGCCCCTTCTTCCAGGACAAGCTCCTGCTGGGCCACTCGGAGATCTCGGTGCCGCCGCTGGTGCCGGCCGAGACGGTCAAGCAGCTGGTGGACTTCCTGTACAGTGGCTCGCTGGTGGTGCTCCAGTCGCAGGCACTGTGCATCCTCACGGCCGCCAGCATCCTGCAGATCAAGACGGTCATCGACGAGTGCACCCAGATCATCTCGCAGAAGCGCGGCGTGGTGGGCGGGGGAGCGGGAGGGGGCGGTGGGGCTGGCAGCGGGGGCGccggcggcggtggtggtgcgGCGGGCGGCGGAGGAGGCCTGCCTACGGGCGGAGTCCTGCCCAAGCAAGAGGAGCGAGGAGGGAGCAAGGGGAGGGATAGCGTCgggggcagcagcagcggcagcggcTGTTTCCCGGGTTTCGCCAACTTCGGCATGGGCGACTGCAGCGCGGCGGGCGGCCTCGGAGCCAACATGGCGGCCGGCGTGGTGGCCACCAGCCAGAGCGGGCCCAACCCTCTCGACCCACCCACCTCCATGGGCATGATCTCCCTGGGGGACATGGGGCCCGGGTCCATGTGCCGGGCAGACGCCTTGGTCTCCACGGCAGGCTCCGGCATCCTGAAGCAAAACTCCAGCTGCGCCCAGGACATGCGGTACAAGCTCCGTGACCTGCTGGCCCAACCCGGCGACGGTAGCGTTGGCGGTGGCAGTGTGAGCGCCAGCAGTGATGCGGGCAGCGCCCCCTCCACCTGCAGCTCAGCGGTGGGCGGCGCGGACGGCAGCGGCGGCATGGGCAGAGACAGCATGCGCAGCAACATGTCCGACCTGGGCTCGGTGGGCGAGGACCTGGTGGTGGGGATGGAGCGCTACAGCGAAGAAGAGGACATGGAGGGTCAAGACCGCGGGCGAGACGGAGACCGGGAGAGGGGAGTAAGCCATAGCCGCAAGCAGAGGCAACCACTCAGGTTACAG GTccttggaggagaggaggtggtggtgaagGACGAAGGGGTCCAGGAAGCAGACGGCAGCCTGTTTGGCCTTGACCAGGGCAGGCAGGGGGGAGACCACGACGCATCCCAGCAGATGGCCACCTTTGGTCAG GAGGGGGTTTTCTATGATGAGCAGGGCGTGTTCTCAGAGAGCTTTTGGCCACAGACCGAACCACCTCAGTCCATGAGTTTTAATCCTCGAGGGCGAGTCAACAAGCCGCTCTCTCCGCCAACCTCAACGCAGTCCATCAACAATCAG CTGCTTTTCCAGTACCCGGTCAGCCAGTCGCAGCCCTCGTCCTTCTACGTGGGCGCCCCCATGGTGATTGACAGCATGGCCGGGGCGGAGACCAATCAGCCGGCCCAGCCACCGGCGCCACTCACCCCCGCCCCTCaggccacggctggggcctgcTCCACGGggccctccccctcctcccaggGATCCGAGACGTCGTTCGACTGCACCCACTGCGGGAAGTCCTTGCGCTCCAGGAAGAACTACAGCAAGCACATGTTCATTCACTCTG GCCAAAAGCCTCACCAGTGCAGCATCTGCTGGCGCTCCTTCTCTCTGCGCGACTACCTCCTCAAGCACATGGTGGTGCACACGGGCGTGCGCGCCTTCCAGTGCGCCGTCTGCGCCAAGCGCTTCACGCAGAAGAGCTCGCTCAACgtgcacatgcgcacgcacCGCGTCGAGCGCACCTTCTCCTGCCCCGTGTGTCACCGCGCCTTCACTCACCGCACCCTGCTGGAGCGTCACGCCCTGCAGCACGGCCACGCCGGGTCCCACGTGTCGTCCAAGCCACCGGGCAGCGGAGGCATGGCCGGCACCAACCCCGGCATGGGCGGCGGCAGTGTACCGGGGCACGGCTCCTCCACCTAG